A window of the Cucurbita pepo subsp. pepo cultivar mu-cu-16 chromosome LG01, ASM280686v2, whole genome shotgun sequence genome harbors these coding sequences:
- the LOC111806545 gene encoding receptor-like protein kinase HERK 1, with protein MRASNDHFLIWILCGLCLSSSLSSGFTPDDNFLIDCGSSSNSTVGDRLFISDDLSSNILSNPNGKSLSTTSNVSSSSPLFLFSSLLRTAKIFETTSKYNFKIKKQGRHWIRLYFYPFVSGNMDLSLARFSVSAQNITLLKEFQMDSGSVIKEYSLNVTSSNLVLTFTPMVNSFAFINALEVVSVPNELIPSSVPTVEKLVRSLGNRALETVARVNMGNETVYPNDDTLSRLWVADGPFLMHNDQVIVGKFVSNLTKVNMTSDSEIMAPRSVYGTATQLGADADANANVNVSWSFDVDPGYEYLIRYHFCDIIDLSLGSLSFNVYVNSWKVKDHLDIGKLTSGILGAPYVLDTIASPIDRSKFKISVGPSNFHEYSAAILNGLEIMKISNSRGSLDEPSFDLDSKKVSNVKVGLIAGLVAGLLIAAVLATLVIVLCRRRRRLVLVRHSKEEDNYGVNGRESKYIIGSVGFSSSKIGYRYPLAAVLEATDHFSESLAIGLGGFGKVYKGMLRDNTEVAVKRGTSKSQQGLAEFRTEIEMLSQFRHRHLVSLIGYCDEQDEMIIIYEYMEKGTLKDHLYGSELPSLSWKQRLEVCIGSARGLHYLHTGSTKAIIHRDVKTANILLDQNYMAKVADFGLSKIGPEFDKTHVSTAVKGSFGYLDPEYLTTQQLTEKSDVYSFGVVMFEILCGRPVIDPSLPREKVNLIEWVMRKGRDQLEAIVDARIVEKVEPESLRKYVETAEKCLAECGMDRPTMGNILWNLECALQLQGNERSLHLKESSSQADLSNSWEASVSTTQFSTGSAVDIAGVSMSKVFAQMVREDMR; from the coding sequence ATGAGAGCTTCAAATGATCATTTTCTCATCTGGATCCTTTGTGGTCTGTGCTTATCATCATCTCTTTCATCAGGGTTCACTCCCGATGATAATTTTCTGATCGATTGTGGATCATCCTCCAATAGTACAGTGGGAGATCGTCTATTTATATCTGATGATCTTTCATCTAATATTCTTTCCAACCCAAATGGGAAATCTCTTTCCACTACAAGCAACGTATCTAGTTCATCTCCATTGTTCTTATTCTCATCTCTCCTTCGAACtgcaaaaatatttgaaacaacTTCCAAATACaacttcaaaataaagaaGCAGGGCAGGCACTGGATCCGCCTCTACTTTTACCCTTTTGTTTCTGGAAACATGGACTTGAGTTTGGCTAGATTCTCAGTTTCTGCTCAAAATATCACCCTTCTCAAAGAATTTCAGATGGACAGTGGCTCGGTAATCAAGGAATATTCTCTGAATGTTACTTCCAGTAATCTTGTTCTTACATTCACTCCCATGGTGAATTCATTTGCCTTCATCAATGCCTTGGAAGTTGTTTCTGTCCCTAATGAACTGATTCCCTCGAGTGTTCCCACCGTTGAGAAGCTTGTAAGAAGTTTGGGGAACAGGGCTTTGGAGACTGTTGCTAGAGTGAATATGGGCAATGAAACTGTGTATCCGAATGATGATACTCTCTCACGCCTTTGGGTTGCGGATGGGCCATTCTTGATGCATAATGATCAGGTCATCGTTGGAAAGTTTGTGTCAAATCTCACAAAAGTGAATATGACAAGTGACTCTGAAATTATGGCCCCCCGTTCTGTATATGGAACAGCAACTCAATTAGGAGCTGATGCGGATGCGAATGCTAATGTGAATGTATCGTGGTCATTTGACGTCGATCCTGGCTATGAATATCTGATTCGTTATCATTTCTGTGATATTATAGATCTTTCTCTCGGATCGCTGTCCTTCAATGTTTATGTTAACTCATGGAAGGTTAAAGATCATCTTGATATTGGTAAGCTCACTTCAGGCATCCTAGGTGCACCCTATGTCCTGGACACCATAGCCAGTCCAATTGACAGATCTAAGTTCAAAATCAGCGTTGGCCCTAGCAACTTTCATGAGTACTCAGCTGCCATTCTTAATGGGCTCGAGATCATGAAAATAAGCAATTCTCGGGGGAGCCTTGACGAACCCTCATTTGATTTAGACTCGAAGAAAGTTTCCAATGTGAAAGTTGGTCTTATAGCAGGCTTGGTTGCTGGACTGCTTATTGCTGCTGTTTTGGCCACTCTTGTCATTGTGTTgtgcagaagaagaaggcgaTTGGTGCTTGTTCGCCACTCGAAGGAAGAGGACAATTATGGTGTGAATGGAAGAGAAAGCAAGTATATCATTGGATCTGTTGGCTTTTCGAGCTCGAAAATTGGTTATCGATATCCTCTTGCAGCTGTTCTGGAAGCTACAGATCATTTTAGTGAAAGTTTAGCCATTGGCCTTGGAGGGTTTGGGAAAGTTTACAAGGGAATGTTAAGGGACAACACAGAAGTGGCAGTGAAAAGAGGGACTTCGAAATCTCAGCAGGGTCTTGCAGAGTTTCGAACCGAAATCGAGATGCTATCCCAATTTCGCCACCGTCATTTGGTATCTCTGATCGGGTACTGCGATGAGCAAGATGAGatgattataatttatgaGTACATGGAAAAAGGGACCCTCAAAGACCATTTGTATGGATCAGAACTTCCAAGTTTGAGCTGGAAACAAAGGCTTGAGGTCTGCATTGGCTCAGCTAGAGGACTTCACTACCTTCACACTGGCTCCACAAAGGCAATCATCCACAGAGATGTCAAAACTGCAAACATTCTTCTAGATCAAAACTACATGGCCAAAGTTGCAGACTTCGGACTCTCGAAGATCGGCCCGGAATTCGACAAGACTCATGTCAGTACAGCGGTGAAAGGAAGCTTTGGCTATCTCGATCCCGAGTACTTAACGACGCAGCAACTAACCGAAAAATCAGATGTGTACTCTTTTGGCGTGGTAATGTTTGAAATCCTTTGCGGTAGGCCTGTCATTGATCCATCTCTTCCAAGGGAAAAGGTGAATTTAATTGAATGGGTGATGAGGAAGGGGAGAGATCAGCTGGAGGCGATCGTTGATGCTCGTATTGTTGAGAAAGTCGAGCCAGAATCTCTAAGAAAATACGTAGAGACAGCAGAGAAATGCTTGGCAGAATGCGGGATGGATCGTCCAACCATGGGAAACATTCTGTGGAATCTGGAGTGTGCACTCCAACTCCAAGGGAATGAAAGATCTCTTCATTTAAAGGAATCATCCTCACAAGCTGATCTTTCCAACAGTTGGGAGGCGAGTGTATCGACGACTCAATTCAGCACGGGAAGTGCTGTCGATATCGCCGGTGTTTCGATGAGTAAGGTATTTGCTCAAATGGTGAGGGAAGATATGAGATAG
- the LOC111798612 gene encoding protein RDM16-like isoform X1 — translation MDRVSEKEKSSKRSREERDRDHKHRSRDAEEKHFSKDEKHRESDHHHRRRHHRSDRDSKRERSHEPRDHKHRRERSYDHREDRERSRDRDSSKRERSNEPRGVREGSEGRGKLREVRHEQSDNDHEQEGSFEPTQNSVRSNKRKERGGSEDRFDGGEKKARASEDGKDLRRIEDGNEVNGAETDAKKERRRLADDEKDGEANLSGRGRRERKRFEDRVEEEDNGGNAEDGKVQFGGTIDDKGSLGNGAMVEPINMSSASVPQNFLHHSHPLPIKVSSISTTNENKGVSITRSHEVHGKSSTDGTSSNAGKSGNLSLDALAKAKKALQMQKELAEKLKKIPLMKKVGGSSSASSSVVKSEEKAKPGVLGQSTTTNNATTLSIGVASSSSTLPTAASALDGGINVLAGLTSIPHFEAVKRAQELAARMGFRQDPEFAPLINLFPGNTATDVAVPQKLVKAPVLCLDALGREIDEQGNVVNITKPSNLSTLKVNINKQKKDAFQILKPELDVDPDSNPHFDERMGINKTKLLRPKRMSFQFVEEGKWSKEAETIKLRSKFGEAQAKERKEKQAQLAKAKAAPDINPNLIEVSERVMVKEKTKEPIPEIEWWDVPLLHSGTYEDVGDGVVANEKLRKDKITIYVEHPRPIEPPAEPAPPPPQPLKLTKKEQKKLRTQRRLAKEKDRQEMIRQGLIEPPKPKVKMSNLMKVLGSEATQDPTKLEKEIRAAAAEREQAHIDRNVARKLTPAERREKKERKLFDDSSSLETIVSVYKINDLSHPQARFKVDVNARENRLSGCAVICDGISVLFVEGGSKSIKRYGKLMLRRINWADSVKEEDEEEEHEDKPVNKCSLVWQGSVAKSSFNRFSIHECMTEAAARKIFADAGVGHYWDLAVNFSDDQI, via the exons ATGGATAGGGTTTCCGAGAAGGAGAAATCGAGCAAGCGTTCTCGGGAAGAACGCGATCGAGACCACAAGCATCGAAGTCGAGACGCCGAGGAAAAGCATTTCTCTAAGGATGAAAAGCATCGTGAATCCGATCACCACCATCGCCGGCGGCACCATCGATCGGACCGTGATTCGAAGCGCGAGCGTTCCCATGAGCCGCGTGATCACAAACATCGGCGGGAAAGGTCTTATGATCATAGGGAGGATAGAGAAAGAAGTAGAGACAGGGATTCGTCTAAGAGAGAGCGGTCAAATGAACCGAGAGGGGTGAGAGAGGGAAGTGAAGGGCGGGGCAAGCTGCGCGAGGTGAGGCACGAGCAATCAGACAATGATCATGAACAGGAAGGGTCGTTCGAGCCAACCCAGAATTCTGTACGCTCAAACAAGAGGAAGGAGAGGGGAGGAAGTGAGGATAGGTTTGATGGCGGTGAGAAGAAGGCTAGGGCTTCGGAAGATGGAAAGGATCTTAGACGGATTGAAGATGGGAATGAAGTGAATGGAGCTGAGACGGATGCGAAAAAGGAGCGGAGGAGATTGGCTGACGATGAGAAAGATGGCGAAGCGAACTTGAGTGGTAGGGGAAGGAGGGAGAGGAAGCGGTTTGAGGATAGGGTAGAGGAAGAGGATAATGGTGGAAATGCCGAGGATGGGAAAGTTCAGTTTGGAGGCACCATTGATGATAAAGGGTCACTGGGGAAT GGAGCTATGGTAGAACCCATCAATATGTCATCAGCAAGTGTGCCCCAGAATTTTTTACACCATAGTCATCCCCTTCCTATCAAGGTATCTTCAATTTCTACCACAAATGAAAATAAGGGAGTTAGTATTACCAGATCTCATGAGGTTCATGGAAAATCTAGTACAGATGGGACATCTTCAAATGCTGGGAAaagtggaaatctctctctcgatGCTTTAGCTAAAGCTAAGAAAGCCTTACAGATGCAGAAAGAATTGGCcgagaagttgaagaaaattcCTCTG ATGAAGAAGGTTGGGGGGTCAAGTTCTGCAAGCAGCTCAGTTGTGAAATCGGAGGAGAAAGCTAAACCTGGTGTATTGGGGCAATCGACAACTACAAATAATGCTACAACCCTTTCAATCGGGGTAGCATCAAGTTCGTCGACATTACCTACTGCTGCCAGTGCACTTGATGGTGGTATTAATGTTCTGGCTGGCCTTACCTCTATACCCCATTTTGAAGCTGTCAAACGTGCACAGGAGCTCGCTGCTAGGATGGGATTTCGACAGGATCCAGAGTTTGCTCCTCTCATAAATTTGTTTCCAGGGAACACAGCAACGGACGTTGCTGTTCCACAGAAGCTAGTCAAGGCCCCTGTTCTTTGTCTTGATGCACTTGGCAGGGAAATTGACGAACAAGGAAATGTTGTCAATATAACCAAACCCAGCAACCTTAGTACTCTTAAG GTTAACATCAACAAGCAAAAAAAGGATGCATTTCAGATTCTTAAACCTGAACTTGATGTGGATCCAGATTCAAACCCTCATTTTGATGAGAGGATGGgtataaataaaactaaattgcTGAGGCCGAAGAGAATGAGTTTCCAGTTTGTTGAGGAAGGGAAATGGTCTAAGGAGGCTGAAACCATAAAATTGAGG aGTAAATTTGGAGAGGCACAAGCTAAAGAACGAAAAGAGAAGCAAGCACAATTGGCCAAGGCAAAGGCTGCACCTGATATAAATCCGAATTTGATCGAAGTATCAGAGAGAGTTATGGTGAAGGAAAAAACGAAAGAACCAATTCCTGAAATTGAGTGGTG ggaTGTCCCCCTTTTGCATTCCGGCACATATGAGGATGTGGGAGATGGTGTTGTGGCCaatgaaaaattaaggaaGGATAAGATTACTATATATGTGGAGCATCCTCGTCCTATTGAACCTCCTGCTGAGCCAGCTCCCCCACCTCCTCAACCCCTAAAGCTAACAAAGAAGGAGCAGAAAAAACTTCGTACACAGCGTCGTCTAGCAAAGGAGAAAGATAGACAGGAAATGATTAGACAAGGCCTGATAGAACCACCTAAACCAAAAGTTAAAATGAGcaatttaatgaaagttcTTGGCTCAGAAGCAACCCAAGATCCTACTAAACTCGAGAAGGAGATTCGTGCTGCAGCTGCTGAGAGGGAACAAGCTCACATAGATAGAAATGTTGCACGAAAACTTACCCCTGCAGAGCGCCGCGAGAAGAAAGAACGCAAACTTTTTGATGATTCAAGTTCACTTGAGACAATTGTGTCTGTTTACAAAATCAATGATTTATCACACCCACAGGCCCGGTTTAAAGTCGATGTTAATGCTAGAGAGAACCGTTTGTCTGGATGTGCTGTGATATGTGATGGCATCAGTGTACTGTTCGTTGAAGGGGGAAGCAAGTCCATCAAAAGGTATGGGAAGCTTATGCTCAGGCGTATAAATTGGGCCGATTCTGTGAAAGAGGAGGACGAGGAGGAGGAACATGAAGACAAGCCTGTCAACAAATGTTCATTGGTATGGCAAGGAAGTGTTGCCAAGTCTAGCTTCAATAGATTTTCTATCCACGAGTGCATGACCGAGGCAGCTGCTCGGAAGATTTTTGCTGATGCTGGCGTCGGTCATTATTGGGATCTTGCCGTTAACTTCTCTGATgatcaaatataa
- the LOC111798612 gene encoding protein RDM16-like isoform X2: MQKELAEKLKKIPLMKKVGGSSSASSSVVKSEEKAKPGVLGQSTTTNNATTLSIGVASSSSTLPTAASALDGGINVLAGLTSIPHFEAVKRAQELAARMGFRQDPEFAPLINLFPGNTATDVAVPQKLVKAPVLCLDALGREIDEQGNVVNITKPSNLSTLKVNINKQKKDAFQILKPELDVDPDSNPHFDERMGINKTKLLRPKRMSFQFVEEGKWSKEAETIKLRSKFGEAQAKERKEKQAQLAKAKAAPDINPNLIEVSERVMVKEKTKEPIPEIEWWDVPLLHSGTYEDVGDGVVANEKLRKDKITIYVEHPRPIEPPAEPAPPPPQPLKLTKKEQKKLRTQRRLAKEKDRQEMIRQGLIEPPKPKVKMSNLMKVLGSEATQDPTKLEKEIRAAAAEREQAHIDRNVARKLTPAERREKKERKLFDDSSSLETIVSVYKINDLSHPQARFKVDVNARENRLSGCAVICDGISVLFVEGGSKSIKRYGKLMLRRINWADSVKEEDEEEEHEDKPVNKCSLVWQGSVAKSSFNRFSIHECMTEAAARKIFADAGVGHYWDLAVNFSDDQI; encoded by the exons ATGCAGAAAGAATTGGCcgagaagttgaagaaaattcCTCTG ATGAAGAAGGTTGGGGGGTCAAGTTCTGCAAGCAGCTCAGTTGTGAAATCGGAGGAGAAAGCTAAACCTGGTGTATTGGGGCAATCGACAACTACAAATAATGCTACAACCCTTTCAATCGGGGTAGCATCAAGTTCGTCGACATTACCTACTGCTGCCAGTGCACTTGATGGTGGTATTAATGTTCTGGCTGGCCTTACCTCTATACCCCATTTTGAAGCTGTCAAACGTGCACAGGAGCTCGCTGCTAGGATGGGATTTCGACAGGATCCAGAGTTTGCTCCTCTCATAAATTTGTTTCCAGGGAACACAGCAACGGACGTTGCTGTTCCACAGAAGCTAGTCAAGGCCCCTGTTCTTTGTCTTGATGCACTTGGCAGGGAAATTGACGAACAAGGAAATGTTGTCAATATAACCAAACCCAGCAACCTTAGTACTCTTAAG GTTAACATCAACAAGCAAAAAAAGGATGCATTTCAGATTCTTAAACCTGAACTTGATGTGGATCCAGATTCAAACCCTCATTTTGATGAGAGGATGGgtataaataaaactaaattgcTGAGGCCGAAGAGAATGAGTTTCCAGTTTGTTGAGGAAGGGAAATGGTCTAAGGAGGCTGAAACCATAAAATTGAGG aGTAAATTTGGAGAGGCACAAGCTAAAGAACGAAAAGAGAAGCAAGCACAATTGGCCAAGGCAAAGGCTGCACCTGATATAAATCCGAATTTGATCGAAGTATCAGAGAGAGTTATGGTGAAGGAAAAAACGAAAGAACCAATTCCTGAAATTGAGTGGTG ggaTGTCCCCCTTTTGCATTCCGGCACATATGAGGATGTGGGAGATGGTGTTGTGGCCaatgaaaaattaaggaaGGATAAGATTACTATATATGTGGAGCATCCTCGTCCTATTGAACCTCCTGCTGAGCCAGCTCCCCCACCTCCTCAACCCCTAAAGCTAACAAAGAAGGAGCAGAAAAAACTTCGTACACAGCGTCGTCTAGCAAAGGAGAAAGATAGACAGGAAATGATTAGACAAGGCCTGATAGAACCACCTAAACCAAAAGTTAAAATGAGcaatttaatgaaagttcTTGGCTCAGAAGCAACCCAAGATCCTACTAAACTCGAGAAGGAGATTCGTGCTGCAGCTGCTGAGAGGGAACAAGCTCACATAGATAGAAATGTTGCACGAAAACTTACCCCTGCAGAGCGCCGCGAGAAGAAAGAACGCAAACTTTTTGATGATTCAAGTTCACTTGAGACAATTGTGTCTGTTTACAAAATCAATGATTTATCACACCCACAGGCCCGGTTTAAAGTCGATGTTAATGCTAGAGAGAACCGTTTGTCTGGATGTGCTGTGATATGTGATGGCATCAGTGTACTGTTCGTTGAAGGGGGAAGCAAGTCCATCAAAAGGTATGGGAAGCTTATGCTCAGGCGTATAAATTGGGCCGATTCTGTGAAAGAGGAGGACGAGGAGGAGGAACATGAAGACAAGCCTGTCAACAAATGTTCATTGGTATGGCAAGGAAGTGTTGCCAAGTCTAGCTTCAATAGATTTTCTATCCACGAGTGCATGACCGAGGCAGCTGCTCGGAAGATTTTTGCTGATGCTGGCGTCGGTCATTATTGGGATCTTGCCGTTAACTTCTCTGATgatcaaatataa
- the LOC111791333 gene encoding SAC3 family protein A-like, whose amino-acid sequence MNQGGNTETLVPAQPSSLENQHIGDGNQSATTSTYLPLTSAPEAIAWANHKVDGSSNENGLLPNSTFQYNQQVLPPARNVQDGLNVSSVACSSSSFVTSNAPQDYNAYAPYSNSSDPYGYANAGYQGYYNNYQQQPNHSYSQPVGAYQNTGAPYQPLSSYQNTGFYAGSTSYSTTYYNPGDYQTAGGYPTSSYSNQTTSSWNGGNYGNYVPNQYSQYTTDSSGAYSSSSTNANSLQYQQHYKQWADYYSQTEVSCAPGTEKLSAPGTATAGYQVHGSTNYPAPNSQPPPSYTPSWRPESGSSELVSAQPGAVSSGNHDGYWKHGTPNSQVHLTNATQPHFEKPLDLKTSYDSFQDQQKSAGPQGPNLQYPAHLAPQSYQLPSQSVPPLEARRTKLQIPTNPRIASNLSILKTSKDSSTADAAVQPAYVSVLLPKPNEKELSNDTAVFFFFFFFFXERALARCKDEKLMTSCQSVLKEMITKATADGTLYTKDWDVEPLFPLPSADAVNSDNLHGSTPLSSLSKSKRSPSRRSKSRWEPLPVEKPAEAPPSYSNGAATKYGGWANVSERDKKNLSGNSETKDVSNSRFTLWNQRTVGKISQGPAKKQRVLDGSPLDNDGASGDSDKEQSLTAYYSGAMALANSPEEKRKRETRSKRFEKGHGHRGENNHFKPKNAGIGSLYTRRASALVLGKNLEDGGCRAVEDIDWDALTIKGTCQEIEKRYLRLTSAPDPCSVRPEEVLEKSLNMVQMSQKNYLYKCDQLKSIRQDLTVQRIRNQLTAKVYETHGRLALEVGDLPEYNQCQSQLTTLYAEGIEGCYMEFAAYNLLCAILHSNNKRDLLSLMSRLSDQAKKDVAVSHALAVRAAVTSGNYVKFFRLYKAAPNLNACLMDLYSEKMRYKALNCMSRSYRPSLPVPYIAQVLGFSTSSGDEVRDKDVDGLEECTEWLKGHGACLITDNNGEMQLDAKASSTTLYMPEPEDAVAHGDANLAVNDFFTRASS is encoded by the exons ATGAATCAAGGCGGCAATACTGAAACCTTAGTTCCTGCGCAACCTAGTTCGCTCGAG aATCAACACATTGGTGACGGAAATCAATCAGCGACGACATCAACATATCTGCCTTTGACATCCGCTCCAGAAGCCATAGCATGGGCTAATCACAAGGTGGATGGCAGTTCCAATGAGAATGGGTTGCTCCCAAATTCCACTTTCCAATATAATCAACAAGTGCTCCCACCTGCAAGAAATGTACAAGATGGTCTAAACGTGTCTTCTGTTGCTTGTAGTTCATCAAGTTTTGTGACATCAAATGCGCCACAAGATTACAATGCCTATGCACCATATTCCAATTCTTCTGATCCTTATGGTTATGCAAATGCCGGTTACCAAGGTTACTATAACAACTATCAGCAGCAACCCAACCATTCTTATTCACAGCCTGTAGGAGCATATCAAAACACAGGTGCTCCTTATCAGCCCCTTTCCTCATATCAAAATACAGGGTTTTATGCTGGGTCTACAAGTTATTCAACCACTTACTACAATCCTGGTGATTATCAGACAGCTGGAGGTTACCCAACTAGCAGCTATAGCAATCAGACTACCTCCTCATGGAATGGTGGCAATTATGGAAATTATGTTCCTAATCAGTATTCTCAGTATACAACTGATTCTAGTGGAGCTTACAGTTCGAGTTCTACAAATGCAAATTCTCTACAGTATCAACAACACTACAAGCAGTGGGCCGATTACTACAGTCAAACAGAAGTTAGCTGTGCCCCTGGGACTGAAAAACTGTCCGCGCCGGGTACTGCTACTGCAGGCTATCAGGTTCATGGTTCAACTAATTATCCTGCACCAAACAGCCAACCTCCACCTTCATATACCCCCTCATGGCGGCCAGAATCTGGTTCATCTGAACTGGTTTCTGCTCAG CCTGGTGCTGTAAGTAGTGGTAATCATGATGGTTACTGGAAGCATGGGACTCCAAATTCTCAAGTGCACCTTACTAATGCTACTCAACCTCACTTTGAAAAGCCTCTAGATTTAAAAACTTCTTATGATAGCTTTCAGGATCAACAGAAAAGTGCAGGTCCCCAGGGGCCTAATTTACAATATCCAGCACATTTGGCTCCCCAGAGCTATCAGTTACCTTCACAATCTGTTCCACCTTTGGAAGCTAGAAGGACCAAGCTGCAGATTCCAACAAACCCTAGGATTGCTTCCAATTTGAGCATACTAAAAACCAGCAAGGATAGCTCCACAGCTGATGCTGCTGTACAACCTGCTTACGTCAGTGTTTTGCTGCCGAAgccaaatgaaaaagaattgtCCAATGATACTGCAG tttttttttttttttttttttttttttNTGAGAGGGCTTTGGCACGATGTAAAGATGAGAAGCTGATGACATCTTGCCAATCAGTTCTGAAGGAG aTGATCACAAAGGCAACTGCTGATGGCACGCTTTATACAAAAGACTGGGATGTTGAGCCTCTTTTTCCGCTGCCTAGTGCGGATGCAGTTAATTCAGa CAATTTACATGGTTCAACTCCTCTTTCTTCATTGTCGAAGTCCAAGAGAAGCCCAAGCAGAAGATCCAAGAGTAGATGGGAGCCTTTACCTGTGGAAAAACCAGCTGAAGCACCTCCTTCTTATAGTAATGGTGCTGCTACAAAATATGGTGGCTGGGCCAATGTTAGCGAAAGGGACAAAAAG AATTTATCTGGGAATTCTGAGACAAAGGATGTGAGCAATTCAAGATTCACTCTGTGGAATCAGAGAACTGTGGGCAAGATTTCCCAAGGACCAGCAAAGAAGCAGCGAGTTCTTGATGGGAGTCCACTTGATAATGATGGGGCATCTGGCGATAGTGATAAGGAGCAAAGTTTGACAGCATACTACTCTGGGGCCATGGCACTCGCAAACTCGcctgaagaaaaaaggaaacgGGAAACCCGATCCAAGCGTTTTGAAAAAGGGCATGGCCATCGTGGAGAAAATAATCACTTCAAACCTAAAAATGCTGGAATTGGAAGCTTGTATACTCGAAGGGCTAGTGCCTTGGTTCTTGGAAAAAATTTAGAGGACGGTGGCTGCAGAGCTGTTGAAGACATTGACTGGGACGCTCTTACCATTAAAGGGACTTGCCAGGAAATTGAGAAACGTTATCTCCGTCTTACTTCTGCTCCTGACCCTTGCAGT GTAAGACCCGAAGAAGTACTGGAAAAATCTCTCAATATGGTTCAAATGTCTCAAAAGAATTATCTATATAAATGTGATCAATTGAAATCCATTCGTCAGGATCTGACTGTACAGAGAATTCGCAATCAACTAACAGCTAAG GTATACGAGACTCACGGTCGATTAGCCTTAGAAGTTGGTGACCTGCCGGAGTATAATCAG TGCCAATCACAGCTAACGACTCTGTATGCCGAGGGAATTGAGGGATGTTACATGGAATTTGCTGCTTATAACTTACTCTGTGCGATCTTGCACTCTAACAACAAAAGAGATCTATTATCATTGATGTCAAG GTTGTCAGATCAAGCAAAAAAAGATGTAGCTGTTAGCCATGCTCTCGCAGTTCGTGCTGCTGTCACCTCTGGGAATTATGTCAAGTTCTTCAGACTGTACAAAGCAGCTCCCAACTTAAATGCATGTCTGATGG ATCTCTACTCAGAAAAGATGCGTTACAAAGCTCTAAATTGCATGTCTCGTTCATATCGCCCTTCTCTACCTGTTCCTTACATTGCTCAGGTCTTAGGCTTTTCTACTTCATCTGGAGATGAAGTTAGGGACAAGGACGTGGATGGATTGGAAGAATGTACGGAATGGTTGAAAGGGCATGGAGCTTGCCTCATAACAGATAATAATGGAGAGATGCAGCTTGATGCAAAA GCTTCATCTACAACTCTCTATATGCCAGAGCCTGAAGATGCGGTGGCTCATGGAGATGCAAATCTTGCTGTGAACGACTTTTTTACGCGAGCATCctcataa